AATCTCCCAATATAACGACGATTCCGGAATAGCGCAGATTTCTTGTCTTATGCGATATCGTAGTCATCCGCTTCATGGATCCGGTCGGCACCTCGCTTGTGCATTCGATCATCGCTCCCCACAGTCCCTGTCCCCGTTTGCCAGCGGAAGGTGCATTTCCTCTTGTGCGCACAGCGCAGAGAGGAGGCGACACAAATGGCACAGACAACGCCAGTCAGCCGCATTTTGCAAATTCAGACGCAGAACGGCACCACGGCCAGTGGTCAACCGAAGATGCGCAACACGAACTATGCGAATGTCGCAATGAACGCGTCAGACGACGACTTGCTCGCCGTCGGCCAGGCACTCGCAGCGCTCATTGGTGAGCCGCTCGTGCAGATTGCGCGGGTGGATCAGGTGGTTATCACGCAGGATGCATCTGCGAGCACCTCACCGACGACAGGCGCGTAAGTGGGTAACGGGAGTTTGTCACTCAGCAACGCTGGAACGGTGCCGGAAGTGGCCTGTGTCGCGCGAGCGCCGTGGCGGCCTGCGTGCCGACACCAGGTCGCGTATGGAGGCGGCGGCAAGAGGGAGGTGAAGGAACGTGGCGACAAAGTTTTCGTTGTACTTGTCGTTTATGACGGATCAGAATAAAAAGGTCCGCGTGAACATCCCGAATCCGAAACAACCAATCGATGCGAGCGCCGTGAACAACGCGGTGCAGACTATCGTCAACAAGAATGTGTTCAACTTCCCGCAAGGTGCGCTTGTCAAGGCATTGCCTGCGCAGGAGACGCAGACGGACACGACGACTATCGCGTAATGTGACGAATCGGGTACCCCGGCCAATTGGGGGTACCCGATTTGCATGTACGATGGCTATGTACCCTGGTGAATCTATGGTTTGTGTCGGTCGTGAATGCGGTTAAGGAGCAGTTTCGTCAGTTCTTCGCCGGAGGGGGCGGTGAGAGATTCGCGCTGGTTCACGAGGACGAATGGCTGTCGGACGCATTGTGCGCAGTCTTCCACACAGGCGTAGCGTTCAAATTCCACCACTGGAGGATTTGCGGTGGCGGCCTCTTGGCTTTGCAGCCAGTGTTTGACTTCCTCAATGGTTTTTCGGACACCCAGTTTTTCGTTGTGAACACACCACTCCACGCGCACGGCTCATTGCCCACTCCTCGTTTTCGATTGAAGTCGCTTTATGATAAAGACTAGCAGAGCCAGGAGGACAATGACAATCGTGGCCCACGTCAAGGTCGACTGGACGTGCTTGAGCAAAGTTTGGACATTCTCGCCGAACCAGAAGCCGAGGCCTATCCACGTGCCGCACCAGACGATGGATCCGACAATGGTATACGCCGTAAAGGTGCTGTAGGGCATGTCGACGAAGGCCGCGGCGTAGGTGCTGAGGGATCGGATGCCGGGCAGAAAACGGCCCGGAATCAGTACGAGTGGGCTGAAGCGCCGCATCAGGGTCGACGTATGGTCGAGGCGTTCGGGGCTCAAGATGTGAATACGATAGAGTGGATTGAGCACGAGCATGCCGAACTTGCGCACGAGCCAAAAGATAATGGAGACGCCGGTGAAGTAGCCGAGTGAACCGATACACCACACGGCTATGCCGTTCATCTCCTGTTCGGAGACGGCATAGCCGTAAAACGCGAGAAACGCGTCCCCTGGGAAGGGCATGCCCAGTCC
Above is a genomic segment from Alicyclobacillus acidoterrestris containing:
- a CDS encoding DUF1659 domain-containing protein: MAQTTPVSRILQIQTQNGTTASGQPKMRNTNYANVAMNASDDDLLAVGQALAALIGEPLVQIARVDQVVITQDASASTSPTTGA
- a CDS encoding DUF2922 domain-containing protein, which produces MATKFSLYLSFMTDQNKKVRVNIPNPKQPIDASAVNNAVQTIVNKNVFNFPQGALVKALPAQETQTDTTTIA
- a CDS encoding DUF1450 domain-containing protein, whose protein sequence is MEWCVHNEKLGVRKTIEEVKHWLQSQEAATANPPVVEFERYACVEDCAQCVRQPFVLVNQRESLTAPSGEELTKLLLNRIHDRHKP
- a CDS encoding DedA family protein, encoding MEYIMTWIHSITSSIVSLGYPGVYIAMVLEGLGMPFPGDAFLAFYGYAVSEQEMNGIAVWCIGSLGYFTGVSIIFWLVRKFGMLVLNPLYRIHILSPERLDHTSTLMRRFSPLVLIPGRFLPGIRSLSTYAAAFVDMPYSTFTAYTIVGSIVWCGTWIGLGFWFGENVQTLLKHVQSTLTWATIVIVLLALLVFIIKRLQSKTRSGQ